The proteins below come from a single Arthrobacter crystallopoietes genomic window:
- a CDS encoding TatD family hydrolase gives MPNNPAVQPGETPASYVAEAQQPAEGRARSAEEENSGRRRQLQYPPAPEPLPVPVMDNHTHLDFRDGDVQVSVTEALDAAEALGVHGAVQVGCDLESSRFTIEAVEADARLLGAVALHPNDAPALGEAGTLEDALAEIEALAAHPRVRAIGETGLDYFRTEGPGLKTQEYSFRRHIDMAKRLGLALQIHDRDAHDDVVRVLREEGAPEKVVFHCFSGDAELARICNENGWSMSFAGTVTFKNAGDLREALAIADPDLVLVETDAPFLTPHPYRGRPNASYMIPYTMRAMAEVLDKDLAKLCTEVSRNTEKIYGTL, from the coding sequence ATGCCGAACAACCCCGCAGTCCAGCCCGGAGAAACGCCCGCCTCATATGTCGCCGAAGCACAGCAGCCGGCGGAAGGACGCGCCCGCAGCGCTGAAGAGGAAAACAGCGGACGACGGCGGCAGCTGCAGTATCCGCCGGCGCCCGAACCCCTGCCGGTGCCGGTGATGGACAACCACACGCATCTGGATTTCCGCGACGGCGACGTACAGGTCAGCGTCACGGAGGCACTCGACGCCGCGGAGGCCCTGGGCGTCCACGGTGCCGTCCAGGTCGGCTGCGACCTGGAGTCCTCCCGGTTCACCATCGAAGCGGTAGAAGCAGACGCAAGGCTGCTGGGCGCCGTCGCGCTCCATCCCAATGACGCCCCGGCTTTGGGGGAGGCGGGCACCCTTGAGGACGCGCTTGCCGAGATCGAAGCGCTGGCTGCGCATCCGCGCGTGCGGGCCATCGGCGAAACCGGCCTGGACTACTTCCGCACGGAGGGGCCGGGCCTGAAAACGCAGGAGTATTCCTTCCGACGGCACATCGACATGGCCAAGCGGCTGGGCCTGGCCCTGCAGATCCATGACCGCGACGCGCACGATGATGTGGTCCGGGTCCTGCGCGAGGAAGGAGCGCCCGAAAAGGTGGTGTTCCACTGCTTCTCCGGTGACGCGGAACTGGCCCGGATCTGCAACGAGAACGGGTGGAGCATGTCCTTCGCCGGGACCGTAACCTTTAAGAACGCCGGCGACCTGCGCGAGGCCCTGGCCATCGCCGATCCCGACCTGGTTCTGGTGGAAACCGACGCTCCGTTCCTGACCCCGCACCCCTACCGGGGCAGGCCCAACGCGAGCTACATGATTCCCTACACAATGCGTGCTATGGCCGAGGTTTTGGACAAGGATTTGGCGAAGTTATGCACAGAAGTGTCACGAAACACAGAAAAAATTTACGGCACTTTGTGA